The Humulus lupulus chromosome 4, drHumLupu1.1, whole genome shotgun sequence genome has a window encoding:
- the LOC133833020 gene encoding uncharacterized protein LOC133833020: protein MVCYILGGNPPLSTLDGFARCVWKDKINKVGMLSYGIFLICFDSVEDRDQGENSLFKIISQVGKPLMVDSITKIRDKLSYPRVLIEVSLKQDFPDLIWFEDEHGFNTSVAVTYEWKPVSCDHCKGMGHDTSACRRKEGRKPEWVVKDTEKATGLGETMPELNKDMTSSLNIESIYDPDGFKPATKVWKVKAKDPPVNTSVANSFQALIEPNGSDLVQAENKEQQSQKLMECTSQLINLGVATVDNKNSFFVTYVYAFNDEEGRKRLWKELQDLSVMGPWIVMGDFNDILAKEERIGNRVRYKSSTDFIECVANCQLEDVKYSGNLYTWCNKQHGEDRIYSKIDRVLANQIWLSLFPDAEAVFFEEGLFDHTPAVLTVYSNVPCGRKPFKYFKMWSTHPKYFEKVKLLWQQQVTGTKMYRVITKLKALKAVFKEINAQGYSDITSA, encoded by the exons ATGGTGTGCTATATTCTAGGAGGAAATCCACCGTTGTCAACTCTAGATGGTTTTGCTCGTTGTGTTTGGAAGGATAAGATCAACAAAGTGGGCATGTTGTcttatggtatttttctaatttgCTTTGATTCTGTTGAGGACAGGGATCAA GGAGAAAATTCATTATTCAAAATCATTAGCCAAGTGGGAAAGCCTCTGATGGTTGACTCCATTACCAAAATAAGAGACAAGTTAAGCTATCCCCGGGTTCTCATTGAAGTTTCTTTGAAGCAAGATTTTCCAGATCTTATATGGTTTGAGGATGAGCATGGTTTTAACACTTCAGTGGCTGTCACGTATGAGTGGAAGCCAGTAAGTTGTGACCACTGTAAGGGGATGGGCCATGATACTAGTGCTTGTAGACGAAAAGAGGGAAGGAAGCCAGAATGGGTTGTTAAGGATACAGAGAAGGCAACTGGTTTGGGAGAGACAATGCCAGAATTGAATAAGGATATGACCTCTTCTTTGAATATAGAATCTATATATGATCCTGATGGTTTCAAACCAGCAACAAAGGTGTGGAAAGTTAAAGCAAAAGACCCCCCAGTTAACACTTCGGTGGCTAATTCCTTTCAGGCTCTAATAGAACCTAATGGTAGTGATCTGGTGCAAGCTGAAAATAAGGAACAACAGAGTCAAAAACTGATGGAA TGTACTAGTCAGTTGATTAACCTTGGAGTTGCAACTGTTGACAATAAGAATTCCTTTTTTGTTACTTATGTCTATGCTTTTAATGATGAGGAGGGGAGGAAAAGGCTTTGGAAAGAGCTTCAGGACCTCTCTGTTATGGGTCCTTGGATTGTAATGGGAGACTTCAATGACATTTTAGCAAAAGAGGAGCGAATTGGCAATAGAGTTAGGTATAAGTCATCCACTGATTTCATTGAATGTGTTGCAAACTGTCAACTTGAAGATGTCAAATATAGTGGAAACTTGTATACTTGGTGTAATAAACAACATGGAGAAGACAGGATCTATTCTAAGATAGATCGTGTGCTTGCAAACCAAATTTGGTTGAGTCTGTTCCCTGATGCAGAAGCTGTGTTTTTTGAAGAAGGATTGTTTGATCATACTCCAGCTGTTCTTACTGTTTATTCAAACGTCCCTTGTGGCAGGAAGCCTTTCAAATACTTTAAAATGTGGTCTACACATCCAAAATATTTTGAAAAGGTTAAATTGCTTTGGCAGCAACAAGTTACAGGGACAAAAATGTATCGAGTAATTACTAAGTTGAAGGCTCTAAAGGCAGTATTCAAGGAGATTAATGCTCAAGGCTACTCTGATATAACTAGTGCATAA